The Rhodobacter sp. 24-YEA-8 genome window below encodes:
- a CDS encoding response regulator transcription factor, with amino-acid sequence MKLIDEDPSDGGCLHAIKSGLTVLSVGGMALQKCNALGIADLGEFAISNVPCLVISDLNDPVEMTAAAKAGFRGFISTDMDPELAFRTLTFILGNGISFPREAIVEDKIRIQPDLSCTEDIPGSLTGLTPRQQEVLECLCKGRSNKLIGRYLDLQESTVKVHVRQIMRKFGAVNRTQLALLAERSVNGHTTLE; translated from the coding sequence TTGAAGCTGATCGACGAAGATCCATCAGATGGAGGCTGTCTTCACGCGATCAAATCAGGGTTGACTGTGTTGAGTGTCGGAGGGATGGCGCTTCAGAAGTGCAATGCGTTGGGTATTGCGGACCTGGGAGAGTTTGCGATTTCCAATGTTCCTTGTCTGGTTATCTCAGATTTGAATGATCCGGTTGAGATGACTGCTGCCGCAAAGGCCGGATTCAGAGGGTTCATCTCGACAGACATGGATCCGGAACTGGCATTCAGGACTTTGACATTCATTTTGGGGAACGGAATTTCTTTCCCGCGTGAAGCGATCGTGGAGGACAAGATCAGGATTCAACCAGATCTGAGCTGTACGGAGGATATCCCGGGATCTTTGACTGGTTTGACACCGCGACAGCAGGAGGTGCTCGAGTGCCTCTGCAAGGGCAGATCAAACAAGTTGATAGGACGATATTTGGATCTGCAGGAATCCACAGTCAAGGTGCATGTACGGCAGATCATGCGAAAATTCGGTGCTGTGAACCGCACGCAGTTGGCGCTGCTCGCAGAGCGAAGTGTCAATGGCCACACGACCCTGGAATAG
- a CDS encoding IS110 family transposase, which yields MNDMIVGVDLAKSVFQLHGATADGRPAFRKKVPRQQFLRFLAAYPGAIIAMEACGSAHFWARELISRNHQVLMVPPQYVRPFVKRQKNDATDAEAIVTAARQPGMRFVPPKTDQQQARAVLFRARERLVHQRTELVNALRAVLYEFGYVLPAGLRQIGRVQAILDSDEGAIPRLVREECRDLLEQIAEQTARIDERTRKAHQLADGAETARRLQTLPGVGPITALAFDAFAPDMKTFRRGRDFAAWLGLVPRQHSSGGKERLGRITKAGQADIRRLLIIGAMSRLNWLGRSRIPEGSWLERMLARKPRMLVAIALANKMARAIWAMMTKQQDYRIPVPAAATV from the coding sequence ATGAATGATATGATAGTCGGCGTCGATCTGGCCAAAAGTGTGTTCCAGCTTCACGGTGCCACAGCCGATGGAAGGCCAGCTTTCCGCAAGAAAGTGCCCCGCCAGCAGTTTCTGCGTTTTTTGGCTGCATATCCTGGGGCGATCATCGCCATGGAAGCTTGCGGCAGCGCTCATTTTTGGGCGCGGGAGTTGATCAGCCGCAACCATCAGGTTCTGATGGTCCCTCCGCAGTATGTGCGCCCATTCGTTAAGCGCCAGAAAAATGACGCCACCGATGCCGAGGCAATTGTCACTGCGGCCCGCCAGCCCGGGATGCGCTTTGTGCCTCCGAAAACTGACCAACAGCAGGCCCGTGCTGTGCTGTTCCGAGCCAGAGAGCGCCTTGTTCACCAAAGAACCGAGCTCGTAAATGCGCTGCGTGCTGTTCTTTATGAGTTCGGCTACGTCCTCCCGGCAGGCCTCAGGCAGATCGGTCGCGTGCAGGCTATTCTCGACTCAGATGAAGGAGCTATCCCTCGGCTCGTGCGCGAGGAATGCAGGGACCTGCTGGAACAGATCGCAGAGCAAACGGCTCGTATCGACGAGAGAACTCGGAAGGCACACCAGCTGGCGGATGGCGCCGAAACGGCGAGGCGCCTGCAGACCTTGCCGGGGGTCGGCCCAATCACAGCACTGGCATTTGACGCTTTCGCACCAGACATGAAAACCTTCAGGCGGGGTCGCGACTTCGCCGCCTGGCTGGGACTTGTTCCGCGTCAGCACTCTTCCGGAGGGAAGGAGCGATTGGGACGGATCACAAAAGCAGGTCAGGCGGATATCAGGCGTCTCCTAATCATCGGTGCGATGTCGCGGCTTAACTGGCTGGGACGATCACGTATCCCGGAAGGTTCCTGGCTGGAGCGAATGCTGGCAAGAAAGCCGCGCATGCTGGTAGCGATCGCTCTGGCTAACAAAATGGCGCGCGCCATCTGGGCCATGATGACAAAACAACAGGATTACAGGATCCCCGTGCCTGCTGCCGCTACGGTCTGA
- a CDS encoding transposase: protein MRKRLSAQIAARRKQQVPADLEGMDANLLAMLDAQVGDLEQRIKGVIGQEKTSAATARLLLSIPGIGPVSAAMLIAEMPELGRMTSGEAAAMTGLAPIPHDSGAMRGKRAIAGGRRALRHVLFQAALAAACHNPVLKPVAQALKIRGKPHKLVIVAIARRLVTIANAILKTGVPWQTLPSR, encoded by the coding sequence ATGCGCAAACGGCTTTCTGCACAGATCGCGGCGCGCAGGAAACAACAAGTCCCCGCCGATCTCGAGGGTATGGATGCCAACCTCCTGGCAATGCTGGACGCTCAGGTCGGTGACCTTGAGCAGCGGATCAAAGGCGTCATCGGGCAGGAGAAAACGTCGGCGGCAACGGCAAGGCTTCTGCTGTCCATCCCCGGGATTGGCCCCGTCTCTGCGGCCATGCTGATCGCGGAAATGCCGGAACTCGGGCGGATGACATCCGGTGAAGCTGCGGCGATGACGGGCCTTGCTCCCATCCCGCACGACAGTGGCGCAATGCGGGGCAAGCGGGCAATCGCCGGAGGTCGGCGCGCACTGAGACATGTCCTGTTCCAGGCAGCACTGGCTGCAGCCTGTCACAACCCCGTCTTGAAGCCAGTCGCACAGGCCCTCAAAATACGCGGCAAACCCCACAAGCTGGTCATCGTCGCTATCGCCCGCAGGCTGGTCACAATCGCAAACGCCATCCTCAAAACAGGCGTCCCGTGGCAGACCCTGCCAAGTAGATGA